The Stratiformator vulcanicus genome has a segment encoding these proteins:
- a CDS encoding replication-associated recombination protein A has protein sequence MAKQFKDGTNLFAEQERRRLDEVKPLAERMRPRSIDEFVGQQHFLGPGKLLRRMIEADRLGSVVFVGPPGTGKTSLARLIAKGSDSVMETLNAAAAGVKDVREILARAVDRIEASGQRTVLFIDELHRFNKAQQDVLLPDVERGVVILVGATTANPYFALVAPLLSRSTIFEFQPIADSELADLLRRAIHDSERGLGDRSVTVTDDAIDFLVRVSDGDARRALTGLEVAVLSVPPEATVDLDVAQESVQKKALRYDGTGDDHYNIISAFIKSMRGGDPDAAIYWMAMMLEAGDDPRFIARRILICAAEDVGTADPQALVVAQSAAQALEFIGMPEGRIPLAEAAIYVACAPKSNACYRAIDAALSDVRNNPSLPVPPHLRDGNSTAARFGGKGDGYKYPHDDPDGWIAQDYLGADRKFYQPTDRDPPSPSRKWADDKRL, from the coding sequence ATGGCAAAGCAATTCAAAGACGGCACCAATCTATTTGCCGAGCAGGAACGACGCCGGCTCGACGAGGTCAAGCCGCTCGCCGAACGGATGCGTCCCCGCAGCATTGATGAGTTCGTCGGCCAGCAGCACTTTCTCGGCCCCGGCAAATTGCTGCGGCGGATGATCGAAGCCGACCGGCTCGGATCGGTCGTGTTCGTCGGCCCTCCCGGCACGGGAAAGACTTCTCTCGCGCGGCTGATCGCCAAAGGCTCCGACAGCGTGATGGAGACCCTGAACGCCGCTGCCGCCGGTGTGAAGGACGTGCGAGAGATTCTGGCGAGGGCGGTCGATCGGATCGAAGCCTCCGGGCAACGGACCGTCTTGTTCATCGACGAGCTGCACCGCTTCAACAAAGCTCAGCAGGACGTCCTGCTTCCGGACGTCGAACGGGGCGTTGTAATTCTGGTCGGGGCCACTACGGCCAATCCCTATTTCGCACTTGTCGCCCCGCTGCTGTCGCGTAGCACGATCTTCGAGTTCCAACCGATTGCCGATTCGGAATTGGCCGACTTGCTTCGGCGAGCGATCCACGACAGCGAGCGAGGGCTCGGTGATCGTTCCGTCACGGTGACCGACGACGCGATCGACTTCCTGGTTCGCGTCAGCGACGGCGATGCCCGCCGGGCACTAACGGGACTCGAAGTAGCCGTGCTTTCCGTGCCGCCGGAGGCGACTGTCGATCTCGACGTCGCCCAAGAGTCCGTCCAGAAAAAAGCGCTTCGCTACGACGGAACCGGGGACGACCACTACAACATCATCAGCGCGTTCATCAAGAGTATGCGCGGCGGCGATCCCGACGCGGCGATCTACTGGATGGCTATGATGCTTGAGGCAGGGGACGATCCTCGGTTTATCGCCCGCCGCATCTTGATTTGTGCGGCCGAAGACGTTGGCACTGCTGACCCGCAGGCGCTCGTCGTCGCCCAATCCGCAGCACAGGCGCTGGAGTTCATCGGAATGCCTGAAGGCCGCATTCCGCTAGCGGAAGCAGCGATTTATGTCGCGTGCGCTCCCAAGTCGAATGCCTGCTATCGAGCCATCGACGCCGCCTTATCCGACGTCCGCAACAATCCGTCGCTCCCCGTGCCTCCCCACCTGCGTGATGGAAACTCAACGGCGGCCCGCTTCGGCGGCAAAGGTGACGGCTACAAATATCCGCACGACGATCCCGACGGTTGGATCGCGCAGGACTATCTCGGAGCCGATCGCAAGTTCTACCAGCCGACAGACCGCGACCCGCCCTCTCCGTCAAGAAAATGGGCGGATGACAAGCGGCTATGA
- a CDS encoding DUF4912 domain-containing protein, producing the protein MTQAQLKDNTRKELAELAKQHQVAGWHGMRKDELIEALIDVFGPGGRNGNSAVKTRPASAKLSAKSKSNGNRNVQAHSSRPENRIQALAKQSGSGMHVAGAGTRAIRKDISTVLDGDPGQEGLTVVAHDPHWLHARWVIKKSSVQRAAAALAHDWYAAIPVIRVHSVEMDEVRAAKSSFVCDIPIHGEVDHWFVPVSNAPSQFRLEVGYLTTKNKFYALGKSRRVATPRPGSKAAERPGWNSDSNGNDLERLVPAKTSGADPQFEKFLSARAASFALAKDGRSSSHGQLELETELVINGSTHPEAQVTVMGEVVRLGRDGRFTMKIRLEDGRMVIPAVAVSPDGVEQRTSILAVEQNVKELEPQSIEEL; encoded by the coding sequence ATGACTCAAGCACAGCTCAAAGACAACACTCGCAAAGAGCTCGCCGAGCTTGCGAAGCAGCACCAGGTTGCCGGTTGGCACGGAATGCGAAAAGACGAGTTGATTGAAGCGTTGATCGACGTGTTCGGTCCGGGCGGACGCAACGGCAATTCAGCCGTCAAGACTCGTCCCGCATCGGCCAAGTTGAGTGCGAAGTCGAAATCAAACGGGAATCGGAATGTGCAAGCTCACAGCAGCCGTCCCGAGAATCGAATTCAAGCTTTGGCGAAGCAATCAGGAAGCGGAATGCACGTCGCCGGGGCAGGGACTCGCGCGATTCGCAAGGATATTTCGACCGTCCTTGATGGCGATCCCGGTCAGGAAGGATTGACCGTTGTGGCTCACGACCCGCACTGGCTGCACGCCCGCTGGGTTATCAAAAAATCTTCTGTGCAACGAGCTGCCGCCGCGTTGGCGCACGACTGGTATGCGGCAATTCCGGTCATCCGCGTCCATTCCGTTGAAATGGATGAGGTTCGTGCCGCCAAGTCGTCCTTCGTCTGCGATATTCCTATTCACGGTGAGGTTGACCATTGGTTCGTCCCGGTCAGCAATGCACCCTCGCAATTTCGCCTCGAAGTCGGCTACCTGACCACCAAGAACAAGTTCTACGCTCTCGGAAAATCCCGCCGGGTGGCCACACCGCGTCCCGGATCGAAAGCAGCCGAGCGGCCCGGGTGGAACAGCGATTCGAACGGGAACGATTTGGAGCGACTGGTCCCGGCCAAGACGTCCGGGGCTGATCCGCAATTCGAAAAGTTCCTCAGCGCCCGGGCCGCGTCATTCGCCCTCGCCAAAGATGGCCGCTCGTCATCGCACGGGCAGTTGGAACTGGAGACCGAACTGGTCATCAACGGCTCAACTCATCCGGAAGCTCAGGTCACGGTGATGGGTGAGGTCGTCCGCCTCGGTCGGGATGGTCGATTCACGATGAAAATCCGCCTCGAAGACGGCCGTATGGTCATTCCTGCGGTGGCCGTCAGTCCCGATGGCGTCGAGCAGCGGACCTCGATCCTGGCCGTCGAACAGAACGTCAAAGAGCTTGAACCGCAGTCGATCGAAGAGTTGTAG
- a CDS encoding AtpZ/AtpI family protein, whose translation MAQPDRTDESGRSPLAVGLAWSSRITTIALEMALPPLLGWWLDTKLGTTPLLVILLSILGFASAMFHLIALARSLSPSKPETGSITEGDDS comes from the coding sequence ATGGCTCAGCCCGACCGAACCGACGAGAGTGGCCGCTCACCTTTGGCCGTTGGTTTGGCGTGGTCCTCCAGAATCACCACGATCGCTCTGGAAATGGCGCTGCCGCCGTTGTTGGGTTGGTGGCTTGATACCAAGCTTGGAACGACGCCGCTGCTGGTCATCTTGCTAAGCATTCTCGGATTTGCCTCGGCGATGTTTCACCTGATCGCGCTGGCTCGCAGCTTGAGTCCTTCGAAGCCTGAAACAGGCTCAATCACGGAAGGCGACGACTCTTGA
- the atpB gene encoding F0F1 ATP synthase subunit A, with the protein MAAESAGAETAGPFDVVQDTAFHHVADSGFFELPMGGELEIPGFLLAIGITKYVILQFIAFALAFLVFSVLARKMRSGQPIKGRFWNFWEVLCVYLRDEVVRPTIGDPHAHQEHGDGAGEPEGQFDPGHSDPLKEANAPFSTRNEGTELPTAELGGHPADVYLPVIWSLFFFILFCNLLGAIPYLGSPTGNLFVTGVLALFVFGYVVWTGSKQSGFVGFFKSLVPGMELPGIMKPILIPMIWVIEFFGLLVKHFVLAVRLFANMLAGHMVVGAILGFIGVAATFESSAMFGAITTASIVGQVFIGLLELFVAFLQAYIFAFLATLFISSAVHPH; encoded by the coding sequence ATGGCAGCTGAATCCGCAGGAGCTGAAACCGCCGGCCCTTTTGATGTCGTGCAAGACACGGCATTCCATCACGTCGCGGATAGTGGTTTCTTCGAACTGCCGATGGGCGGTGAGCTTGAGATTCCCGGCTTCTTGCTGGCGATCGGCATCACGAAGTACGTGATTCTGCAATTCATTGCTTTCGCGCTCGCCTTCTTGGTCTTCAGCGTGCTCGCCCGCAAAATGCGGAGCGGTCAGCCGATCAAAGGCCGCTTCTGGAACTTCTGGGAAGTTCTTTGCGTGTACCTCAGAGACGAAGTCGTCCGTCCGACCATCGGTGACCCGCACGCCCATCAGGAGCACGGCGATGGCGCCGGAGAGCCGGAAGGGCAGTTCGACCCGGGTCACAGTGATCCGCTCAAAGAAGCGAACGCTCCGTTCTCGACCCGCAATGAGGGGACGGAGTTGCCGACGGCCGAACTCGGTGGTCATCCCGCCGATGTTTATCTGCCGGTCATTTGGTCGCTGTTCTTTTTTATCCTGTTTTGCAATCTGCTCGGCGCGATTCCCTATCTGGGATCGCCGACCGGGAATCTGTTCGTCACCGGCGTGCTGGCCCTGTTTGTGTTCGGCTACGTCGTGTGGACAGGATCGAAGCAATCGGGCTTTGTTGGATTCTTTAAGTCGCTGGTGCCGGGAATGGAGCTGCCGGGCATCATGAAGCCGATCCTGATTCCCATGATTTGGGTGATCGAGTTCTTCGGGCTGCTCGTGAAGCACTTCGTCTTGGCCGTGCGACTTTTCGCAAACATGCTCGCCGGACACATGGTGGTCGGCGCGATTTTGGGATTTATCGGCGTTGCCGCGACTTTCGAAAGCTCGGCGATGTTCGGTGCAATTACAACGGCAAGTATTGTCGGGCAGGTCTTCATCGGACTGCTCGAGCTTTTTGTGGCGTTTCTCCAGGCGTATATCTTCGCGTTTCTGGCGACGCTGTTTATCTCGTCGGCGGTGCATCCGCACTAA
- the atpE gene encoding ATP synthase F0 subunit C produces MFALIRGVQMTLMVVGALVMLTAPAMAQDGDSLIAAGGAFGAGLAILGAGLGIGRIGGQAVEAMARQPEVAGQIQTAMIIAAALIEGATFFALIVCIIK; encoded by the coding sequence ATGTTTGCTCTGATTCGCGGCGTGCAGATGACTTTAATGGTAGTGGGCGCACTTGTGATGCTCACCGCCCCGGCAATGGCCCAAGACGGAGACAGCTTAATTGCTGCCGGTGGCGCCTTCGGCGCTGGTCTGGCGATCCTGGGGGCCGGGCTCGGCATTGGGCGTATTGGTGGGCAAGCCGTCGAGGCGATGGCTCGTCAGCCGGAAGTGGCCGGGCAGATTCAGACCGCGATGATTATCGCTGCGGCTCTGATTGAAGGGGCGACCTTCTTCGCACTGATCGTGTGCATTATTAAATAA
- the atpF gene encoding F0F1 ATP synthase subunit B — protein sequence MHCHPLHRAAPILTLAVVCILSLVGVPALAQESGEADVVEQESHEAEDGDSHEHDSDHDAGHDGEHGEHHVDVDDLMDQNAGLKGLPLAFWTGVTFVVFLIVLSRVAWGPMVTALDQREQRIRDDIAAAESARVKSEQMLADHEKKLDAVQDEVKEILAEARRDAETAKSNIMAEAQSEAEAARRRAETDIERAKDQALKELFDRLNDRVVDMSGYVLGRSMDDADHRKLIDEALVSFEANGPTKA from the coding sequence ATGCATTGTCATCCATTGCATCGGGCGGCACCGATCTTAACTCTGGCGGTGGTTTGCATTCTCTCGCTTGTCGGCGTACCTGCTTTAGCGCAGGAGTCGGGAGAGGCTGATGTCGTCGAGCAGGAAAGCCATGAGGCTGAAGACGGCGATTCGCACGAGCACGACTCAGATCACGATGCGGGGCACGACGGCGAGCACGGTGAACATCACGTCGATGTCGACGATCTGATGGATCAAAACGCTGGCCTTAAGGGCTTGCCGTTGGCGTTCTGGACCGGTGTCACCTTTGTCGTGTTCTTAATCGTGCTCTCGCGAGTAGCGTGGGGGCCGATGGTGACGGCACTCGATCAACGGGAGCAACGCATTCGCGATGACATCGCGGCTGCGGAATCGGCTCGCGTGAAATCGGAGCAGATGCTGGCCGATCACGAGAAAAAGCTCGACGCCGTTCAGGACGAGGTCAAAGAGATTCTCGCCGAAGCGCGTCGCGATGCGGAGACCGCGAAGTCAAATATCATGGCTGAAGCTCAGTCCGAAGCGGAAGCCGCCCGGCGTCGGGCGGAAACCGATATCGAACGGGCCAAGGACCAAGCGCTCAAAGAACTTTTCGATCGCCTGAACGACCGCGTCGTCGATATGAGCGGCTACGTCCTCGGCCGGTCGATGGACGATGCGGATCACCGAAAGCTTATTGACGAAGCGTTGGTTTCATTCGAGGCGAATGGTCCAACCAAGGCGTAA
- the atpH gene encoding ATP synthase F1 subunit delta translates to MSSETADLAQDRVRSVMEDPSALSIARVYAQALVEAAGDELDDVIAELDAYFEHIAGKFPEFGAAMSGGMLSIDRVQHLIDQAFAPNCSEVFTNFLRVLAKRERLDLLPLILQQVEKVRRRLHGQKRVIVTTAVPLGDEQLDQMKSRFRNQLPFDPVVETNVKPELIGGMVIQIGDTVYDSSVRARLKQLRSRLREKTNYEIQRGRDRFGSAE, encoded by the coding sequence ATGTCCTCTGAAACTGCCGATCTGGCCCAAGACCGTGTTCGCAGCGTGATGGAAGACCCCAGCGCGCTGTCGATCGCGCGGGTCTATGCACAGGCTTTGGTCGAGGCAGCGGGGGATGAACTTGACGACGTGATCGCTGAGTTAGATGCCTATTTCGAACACATTGCGGGCAAGTTTCCGGAGTTCGGCGCAGCGATGTCGGGCGGCATGCTCAGTATCGACCGGGTTCAGCACCTGATCGATCAGGCGTTCGCGCCGAATTGCTCGGAAGTCTTCACTAACTTTTTGCGTGTCCTCGCCAAGCGGGAACGACTCGATTTATTGCCGTTGATTCTGCAACAGGTCGAAAAGGTCCGCCGGCGATTACACGGACAAAAACGCGTTATCGTGACCACGGCGGTTCCGCTCGGTGACGAACAACTCGATCAGATGAAGTCACGCTTCCGCAATCAACTTCCGTTCGACCCGGTCGTCGAGACCAACGTCAAACCGGAGTTGATCGGCGGAATGGTGATTCAAATCGGTGACACCGTTTACGATTCCTCGGTGCGGGCCCGGCTCAAACAGCTAAGGTCGCGACTGCGAGAGAAAACCAACTATGAAATTCAACGCGGACGAGATCGCTTCGGTTCTGCGGAGTGA
- the atpA gene encoding F0F1 ATP synthase subunit alpha, translating to MKFNADEIASVLRSEIENFKGELETTEVGRVLEVGDGIARCYGLSGAMAGELVEFENGVNGVVFNLEESSVGLIILGDYLEIEEGDTVKSTGKLLSVPVGEALLGRVVDPLGNPLDGKGPIVTDQTWLLETAAPGVIDRKPVTEPLQTGIKAVDSMTPIGRGQRELIIGDRKTGKTAVALDTIINQKGKDVICVYVGCGQRDSAIAGVAEVLREHGALEYTIIVSASASDPAPLQYYAPYAGAAMCEYFMAQGKHTLVVYDDLSKQAQAYRQLSLLMRRPPGREAYPGDVFYAHSRLLERAAKLSDENGGGSMTALPIIETLEGEVSAYIPTNVISITDGQIYLEPDLFNALIRPAINVGISVSRVGGNAQTKAMKKVAGGLKLDLASFRELEAFAQLGTELDKATQKRLDRGYTMVELLKQPQFDPLSVTDQVIVIHAGTKGYLDGVPVDQLKEVEQELRAFMNDEKSEVVEALDGGNAWNDDVTSMLDSALDEFRIRIKERIESAEAVGV from the coding sequence ATGAAATTCAACGCGGACGAGATCGCTTCGGTTCTGCGGAGTGAAATCGAAAACTTTAAAGGTGAGCTCGAGACGACCGAAGTCGGTCGCGTGCTGGAGGTCGGCGACGGCATTGCCCGTTGCTACGGCCTCTCGGGCGCGATGGCTGGCGAGCTCGTCGAGTTCGAGAACGGCGTCAACGGCGTGGTTTTCAACCTCGAAGAAAGCTCCGTCGGCCTCATTATTCTCGGTGATTACCTCGAGATCGAAGAAGGCGACACGGTCAAATCGACCGGCAAGCTCCTTTCGGTCCCGGTCGGTGAAGCCCTGCTCGGCCGCGTCGTCGATCCGCTCGGCAACCCGCTCGACGGCAAAGGCCCGATCGTCACCGATCAGACTTGGCTGCTCGAAACCGCAGCCCCCGGCGTCATCGATCGAAAGCCGGTGACCGAGCCGCTGCAAACGGGAATCAAAGCGGTCGACTCGATGACTCCGATCGGTCGCGGTCAGCGCGAATTGATCATTGGTGACCGCAAGACGGGTAAGACGGCTGTCGCGCTCGATACGATCATCAATCAAAAAGGCAAAGACGTCATTTGCGTCTATGTCGGTTGCGGTCAGCGTGATTCGGCCATCGCGGGCGTGGCCGAGGTGCTGCGTGAACACGGAGCTCTTGAATACACGATTATCGTGTCGGCATCAGCTTCCGACCCCGCCCCGCTGCAGTATTACGCCCCATACGCCGGTGCGGCGATGTGCGAATACTTCATGGCGCAGGGCAAGCACACGCTCGTCGTTTACGACGACCTCTCGAAGCAGGCTCAGGCCTACCGGCAGTTGTCGCTGCTGATGCGTCGCCCGCCGGGCCGTGAAGCGTATCCGGGAGACGTCTTCTACGCTCACAGCCGATTGCTCGAACGGGCCGCGAAACTCAGCGACGAAAACGGCGGCGGTTCGATGACGGCCCTGCCGATCATCGAAACGCTTGAAGGTGAGGTTTCGGCCTATATTCCGACCAACGTGATTTCGATTACCGACGGTCAGATTTATTTGGAGCCCGACCTGTTCAACGCGTTGATTCGACCGGCGATTAACGTCGGTATTTCGGTCAGCCGGGTGGGCGGTAATGCTCAGACGAAGGCCATGAAGAAGGTCGCCGGCGGGTTGAAGCTCGATCTCGCCTCGTTCCGCGAACTCGAAGCGTTCGCGCAGCTTGGTACCGAACTCGACAAGGCGACGCAGAAACGCCTCGACCGCGGTTACACGATGGTCGAATTGCTCAAGCAACCGCAGTTCGATCCGCTCAGCGTGACCGATCAGGTGATCGTCATTCATGCCGGCACCAAAGGCTACCTTGATGGCGTTCCGGTCGACCAATTGAAAGAGGTTGAGCAGGAACTGCGAGCGTTCATGAATGATGAGAAATCGGAAGTGGTCGAAGCCCTCGACGGCGGCAACGCCTGGAACGACGATGTCACCTCAATGCTCGACTCCGCCCTCGATGAATTCCGGATTCGGATTAAGGAACGAATTGAATCGGCGGAAGCAGTTGGAGTTTGA
- the atpG gene encoding ATP synthase F1 subunit gamma, whose product MAKARAIVKRLKAVKNIRKITRTMELIATARFKKAMDRATEAAAYTRKISEIVADLAKSSGEISHPLLVQPASTQNVTLLVLTSNRGLCGGFNAAVLRQATGRYKSLKKQSLDTTVEVCGKRGISFLKFQDIAMDRTYTNFEDKPGFNEVEELADRYIEDYTSGKLDRLDVAYTRFESAGKQTAIIETLLPIGDLAAGDDAGVGSTIDYEFLPSAEDILMEIVPAAFKARLFKCFLDSAVSEQIARMVAMKGATENADEMIGTLSQKYNRARQAQITSELAEVIGGAAALE is encoded by the coding sequence ATGGCCAAAGCCCGCGCAATTGTTAAACGCCTCAAGGCGGTCAAGAACATCCGCAAGATTACGCGGACGATGGAATTGATCGCGACTGCGCGCTTCAAGAAAGCGATGGATCGCGCGACGGAGGCGGCTGCGTACACGCGAAAGATTTCCGAAATCGTTGCTGATCTCGCCAAGTCCTCGGGTGAAATTTCGCATCCGCTGTTGGTCCAGCCGGCTTCGACGCAGAACGTCACGCTGCTGGTACTGACATCGAATCGCGGGCTGTGCGGAGGCTTCAACGCCGCCGTGCTGCGCCAGGCGACGGGCCGCTATAAATCACTTAAGAAGCAGTCGCTCGATACGACAGTCGAGGTCTGCGGGAAGCGGGGCATCTCTTTCCTGAAGTTTCAGGACATCGCGATGGATCGCACCTATACGAATTTCGAAGACAAGCCGGGCTTCAATGAGGTCGAAGAACTCGCCGACCGATACATTGAGGACTACACGAGTGGAAAGCTCGACCGGCTTGACGTGGCCTACACGAGATTCGAATCGGCCGGCAAACAGACTGCAATCATTGAGACGCTGCTGCCCATTGGCGATTTGGCCGCCGGAGATGACGCGGGCGTCGGCAGCACCATCGACTACGAATTTCTGCCCTCGGCCGAAGACATTTTGATGGAGATCGTCCCCGCGGCCTTCAAGGCCCGGTTGTTTAAGTGCTTCCTCGATAGCGCCGTCAGCGAGCAGATTGCCCGGATGGTCGCGATGAAGGGGGCCACCGAGAATGCCGACGAGATGATCGGCACGCTCTCACAGAAATATAACCGGGCCCGTCAGGCCCAGATTACGTCCGAACTCGCCGAAGTCATCGGCGGTGCAGCAGCGTTGGAATAA
- the atpD gene encoding F0F1 ATP synthase subunit beta, whose protein sequence is MSVAEATQVGSITQIIGSTFDAEFPEGHMPGIYHALTVKAETKGIKVDVTGEVQQHLGGGRVRCVALGSTDGMVRGMEVVDTGGPLSVPVGNETLSRVFNVLGEPIDGRGPVETAEKWPIHRDPPKLENLSPKSELFTTGIKVIDLLTPFVRGGKAGLFGGAGLGKTVILTELIARIAKEFGGYSVFAGVGERTREGNDLLLEMRDTQMGDGKSVIENTVMVFGQMNEPPGARLRVALTGLTMAEWFRDTTGTDTLLFIDNIFRFSQAGSEVSALLGRMPSAVGYQPTLGTEQGELQERIVSTTGGAITSVQAVYVPADDPTDPAPATAFSHLDAFIYLDRGIAQRGLFPAIDPLSSSSRILDRQYIGDKHFEVANRVKQILQRYRELQDIIAILGVDELSEEDKLIVHRARRIQQFLSQPFFVAEPFTGKPGNFTSLDDTIRSFDELCEGKWDHLPETAFRYVGPIEEAEQQAKEMEK, encoded by the coding sequence ATGAGCGTCGCAGAAGCAACTCAGGTCGGCAGTATCACTCAGATCATCGGTTCGACGTTCGATGCCGAGTTTCCTGAAGGGCACATGCCGGGGATTTATCACGCCCTAACGGTCAAGGCGGAGACTAAAGGGATTAAGGTCGACGTGACCGGCGAGGTCCAACAGCACCTCGGCGGCGGTCGCGTCCGCTGCGTCGCCCTCGGTTCGACCGACGGCATGGTCCGCGGGATGGAAGTTGTCGACACCGGCGGTCCGCTGTCGGTGCCGGTCGGGAATGAAACCCTGAGCCGCGTGTTCAACGTCCTCGGAGAGCCGATCGACGGTCGCGGTCCGGTTGAGACTGCCGAAAAATGGCCGATTCACCGCGACCCGCCCAAGCTCGAAAACCTGAGCCCGAAGTCGGAACTGTTCACGACCGGGATCAAGGTCATCGACCTGCTCACGCCGTTCGTCCGCGGTGGTAAAGCGGGTCTGTTCGGTGGGGCGGGCCTCGGGAAGACCGTCATTCTGACCGAACTCATCGCCCGTATCGCGAAAGAGTTCGGGGGTTACTCCGTGTTCGCGGGAGTCGGGGAGCGGACCCGCGAAGGAAACGACCTGCTGCTCGAAATGCGTGATACGCAGATGGGCGACGGCAAGAGCGTCATCGAGAACACGGTGATGGTGTTCGGCCAGATGAACGAGCCACCCGGGGCTCGCCTTCGCGTTGCGCTGACCGGCCTGACGATGGCCGAGTGGTTCCGCGACACGACCGGTACCGACACGTTGCTGTTCATCGACAACATTTTCCGTTTCTCGCAGGCCGGTTCGGAAGTCTCGGCGCTGTTGGGTCGGATGCCGTCGGCCGTGGGTTATCAGCCGACGCTGGGCACCGAGCAGGGCGAGTTGCAGGAGCGAATTGTCTCCACGACCGGGGGAGCCATCACCTCGGTGCAGGCGGTCTACGTCCCGGCCGACGACCCGACCGACCCGGCCCCGGCGACGGCGTTCAGCCACCTCGACGCGTTCATCTATCTCGACCGCGGGATCGCCCAGCGTGGTCTGTTCCCCGCGATCGATCCGCTCTCGTCGTCGAGCCGAATTCTCGACCGGCAATACATCGGCGACAAGCACTTTGAAGTCGCCAACCGCGTCAAGCAGATTCTGCAGCGGTATCGCGAATTGCAGGACATCATCGCGATTCTCGGGGTCGACGAACTGTCCGAAGAAGACAAGCTCATCGTGCACCGTGCCCGCCGGATTCAGCAGTTCCTCTCGCAGCCGTTCTTCGTGGCCGAGCCGTTCACCGGTAAGCCGGGTAACTTCACGTCGCTTGACGACACGATCCGCAGCTTCGATGAACTGTGTGAAGGCAAGTGGGATCACCTGCCGGAAACGGCCTTCCGCTACGTCGGCCCGATTGAAGAAGCCGAGCAGCAGGCCAAGGAAATGGAAAAGTAG
- a CDS encoding FoF1 ATP synthase subunit delta/epsilon — translation MARDLRLILVTPERTLLDEPVRSITLPLFDGMAGVFPGRAPMVGRLGYGTMTVYDHSGEARHFFLDGGFVQVADDTASVLTNRALKKGEVDAPEASEKLAEATMRITRGEQEYEARAKDQARYRGMKAFAAKAK, via the coding sequence ATGGCCCGCGATCTTCGACTGATTCTCGTCACTCCCGAGCGCACGCTCCTCGACGAGCCGGTGCGCTCGATCACGCTGCCTCTGTTTGACGGCATGGCCGGCGTTTTCCCAGGCCGGGCTCCCATGGTCGGTCGGCTCGGCTACGGCACAATGACGGTCTACGATCACTCGGGCGAGGCGCGACACTTCTTTCTCGACGGAGGGTTCGTGCAGGTCGCTGACGATACGGCTTCGGTCCTGACCAATCGCGCCCTGAAAAAGGGAGAGGTCGACGCGCCGGAGGCTTCCGAGAAATTGGCCGAAGCCACAATGCGTATCACCCGCGGCGAGCAGGAATACGAGGCGAGGGCAAAGGACCAAGCCCGCTACCGCGGCATGAAAGCCTTTGCTGCCAAAGCGAAATAA
- a CDS encoding DoxX family protein, producing MSDPANAVETKKGSSKPSKAASIVGWVLTVLPALMLFASAGFKLSMAEDVRKSFTEFGYPESAIIPIGITELICTVLFLIPQTAILGAILLTGYMGGAIATHVQAGDPFYVQAAIGVVLWIALYLREPRLRSIAPWRG from the coding sequence ATGAGTGACCCCGCTAATGCTGTCGAGACAAAGAAGGGCTCATCAAAGCCTTCCAAGGCGGCCTCGATTGTCGGTTGGGTCTTAACCGTCCTCCCCGCATTAATGCTCTTTGCCAGCGCCGGCTTCAAGCTCTCGATGGCGGAAGACGTCCGCAAAAGCTTTACCGAGTTTGGATACCCGGAATCGGCAATCATTCCGATCGGGATTACCGAATTAATCTGCACCGTCCTGTTCCTCATTCCGCAGACGGCAATTCTCGGCGCAATCCTCTTGACCGGATACATGGGCGGCGCGATCGCCACCCATGTGCAGGCGGGCGATCCGTTCTACGTTCAGGCAGCGATCGGCGTCGTGCTTTGGATCGCCCTCTATCTGCGGGAGCCGCGATTGCGAAGCATCGCCCCGTGGCGAGGTTAA